The following are encoded in a window of Thermoanaerobacter ethanolicus JW 200 genomic DNA:
- the phaZ gene encoding intracellular short-chain-length polyhydroxyalkanoate depolymerase: MCRVIYKKIALPNGEEIGYREREGGKDAIIFVHGNLVSSKYWEKFMQRFPENFKLYAVDLRGAGISSYNKPIETMRDFSEDIWLFSQEMNIKKFILVGWSMGGVISMQLAADHPDAVKKLILVSSPSCKGIPFTKKDEEGKVIPGEYWKTKEEVFNDKVQVLPIVYALRSGNREIMKNIWDSAVFNYKKPEENYYKELIEDIFTVRNYPDCAWATQIFNISHFHNGVVMGTGEVDKLTMPVLLLWGEYDVIVKKEYSEETAKEIGENAHVVVIENAAHSVFIDNEEQTLKVMLDFIEK, encoded by the coding sequence ATGTGTAGAGTAATATATAAAAAAATTGCTTTACCAAATGGAGAGGAAATTGGTTACAGAGAAAGAGAAGGAGGAAAAGACGCAATAATTTTTGTTCATGGTAATTTAGTTTCATCAAAATATTGGGAAAAATTTATGCAAAGATTTCCTGAAAATTTTAAACTTTATGCAGTAGATTTAAGAGGAGCAGGAATCTCTTCATATAACAAGCCTATTGAAACAATGAGGGATTTTTCTGAAGATATATGGCTTTTTTCACAAGAAATGAATATCAAAAAGTTTATTCTTGTAGGGTGGTCGATGGGCGGAGTAATTTCTATGCAACTAGCGGCTGACCACCCTGATGCAGTAAAAAAATTGATCCTTGTAAGTTCACCATCTTGCAAAGGTATACCGTTTACAAAAAAAGATGAAGAAGGTAAAGTGATACCGGGTGAATATTGGAAAACAAAAGAAGAAGTGTTTAATGATAAAGTACAAGTTTTGCCGATAGTTTATGCATTGAGATCGGGAAACAGAGAAATAATGAAAAATATTTGGGATTCTGCTGTGTTTAACTATAAAAAGCCTGAAGAAAACTATTACAAAGAGCTCATAGAGGATATTTTTACAGTAAGAAATTATCCTGATTGTGCGTGGGCGACGCAGATTTTTAATATATCACATTTTCATAATGGTGTAGTCATGGGCACAGGAGAAGTAGATAAACTAACAATGCCTGTATTGTTATTATGGGGAGAATATGATGTAATTGTAAAAAAAGAGTATAGCGAAGAAACAGCAAAAGAAATCGGGGAGAATGCCCATGTTGTAGTTATTGAAAATGCGGCTCATAGTGTGTTTATTGATAATGAAGAACAAACATTAAAGGTTATGCTAGACTTTATTGAGAAATAG
- a CDS encoding ABC transporter substrate-binding protein translates to MGKKFFKKLFVIAFALIFTLGIILTGCGNKNNEQPSTPASQKEQTKKELAQGVTDTTVKVGTTLALTGPVAVIGTPMLHGMQAYFNYINDQGGVNGRKIELIYKDDQFNPAVTVQKTQELVEQDKVFALVGTLGTPGLLASMDYIVQKGIPDVYQGSGSSKFAIPFKKNYFPAQPNYTTEGHVLAQYAVDNLNAKNIVIIYQNDEQGTEGLNAIKEQLEKLGKSDLLKAAVPFNTTDVDFSTPVLKAKEANGDVVILLGTAKPLAGIAVKAKEIGYKPQFLASYVVSDLTMFKLAKDAWNGAIVAGWAYPIYEKTKDEPKVKLFYDTMAKYFPNETPSGYHVAGWIAAQTFVEGLKRAGDNLTWDGFIKAMETFRDWNDGLAYKLTYTETDHSPQRAMYFMKAIYKNENEYTYEIITDYIEPK, encoded by the coding sequence ATGGGGAAAAAGTTTTTTAAAAAATTGTTTGTAATAGCATTTGCTTTAATATTTACATTAGGGATTATTTTAACAGGTTGTGGAAACAAAAATAATGAACAGCCAAGTACCCCGGCTTCACAAAAAGAACAAACAAAAAAAGAACTGGCTCAAGGAGTGACAGATACAACAGTAAAAGTAGGTACAACACTGGCGTTGACAGGACCAGTAGCAGTAATTGGCACACCAATGCTCCATGGTATGCAAGCTTATTTTAATTACATTAACGACCAGGGAGGAGTAAATGGCAGGAAAATAGAACTTATATACAAAGATGATCAATTTAACCCTGCTGTAACAGTACAAAAAACTCAGGAATTAGTTGAACAAGATAAAGTATTTGCTCTTGTAGGTACGCTTGGGACTCCAGGATTGCTTGCATCAATGGATTATATCGTTCAAAAAGGAATTCCTGATGTATACCAGGGCTCAGGGTCAAGCAAGTTTGCAATTCCCTTCAAGAAAAATTATTTTCCTGCACAGCCTAATTATACTACAGAAGGACATGTGCTAGCACAATATGCGGTTGATAATTTAAATGCGAAAAACATTGTAATAATTTATCAAAACGATGAACAAGGTACAGAAGGCCTAAATGCTATAAAAGAACAACTCGAAAAGCTGGGGAAATCTGACCTTTTGAAAGCTGCTGTTCCTTTTAACACAACTGATGTAGATTTTAGCACACCGGTATTAAAGGCAAAAGAAGCTAATGGAGATGTTGTAATACTTCTTGGTACCGCGAAACCTCTTGCAGGTATTGCTGTCAAGGCAAAAGAAATTGGGTATAAGCCGCAATTTCTTGCCTCCTATGTGGTTTCTGACCTTACAATGTTTAAACTTGCAAAGGATGCATGGAATGGTGCAATAGTTGCAGGTTGGGCATATCCGATATATGAGAAGACAAAAGACGAGCCTAAAGTTAAGTTGTTCTACGATACAATGGCAAAATATTTCCCGAATGAAACACCTTCAGGATATCATGTAGCGGGTTGGATTGCAGCTCAAACCTTTGTTGAGGGATTAAAAAGGGCCGGTGATAATCTTACATGGGACGGTTTTATAAAAGCCATGGAGACATTTAGAGATTGGAACGATGGACTTGCGTATAAACTTACCTATACAGAGACAGACCATAGTCCACAAAGGGCAATGTACTTTATGAAGGCTATATACAAAAACGAAAATGAATATACTTATGAGATAATTACCGATTACATTGAACCTAAGTGA
- a CDS encoding ABC transporter ATP-binding protein, whose amino-acid sequence MLSLIDIESSYGYVKVLKGITIEIKEGDIVAILGANGAGKTTILRTISGLLKPDRGKIEFMGERIDGKPPELIVSKGIVQSPEGREIFPGLSVLENLKIGAYTRKDKNNISKDLDRIYHYFPRLRERQNQIAGTLSGGEQQMLAIARALMAKPKLLMLDEPSLGLAPRVVKEIFEIIKEINQEGVTVLLVEQNARQALAIANYAYILQTGLVVMEGKAEDLKNNEEVKATYLGGKSPGSNVN is encoded by the coding sequence TTGCTTAGCCTTATTGATATAGAATCTTCCTACGGATATGTTAAAGTGCTAAAAGGCATAACAATTGAAATAAAAGAAGGAGATATTGTTGCGATTTTAGGTGCTAATGGTGCAGGAAAAACCACAATACTTAGAACTATATCAGGGCTTTTAAAACCTGACCGTGGGAAAATAGAGTTTATGGGAGAAAGAATAGATGGCAAACCTCCCGAATTAATTGTATCTAAGGGTATTGTACAATCTCCTGAAGGAAGAGAAATTTTCCCTGGTTTATCCGTTTTAGAAAATTTAAAAATAGGTGCTTATACCAGAAAGGACAAAAATAATATTTCAAAAGACCTTGATAGGATTTATCATTATTTTCCACGGCTTAGAGAAAGACAAAATCAAATTGCTGGTACTTTAAGTGGTGGAGAGCAACAAATGCTCGCAATAGCAAGGGCATTGATGGCAAAGCCAAAATTGTTAATGCTTGATGAACCTTCATTAGGACTTGCACCACGTGTAGTTAAGGAAATATTTGAAATTATTAAAGAAATTAATCAAGAAGGGGTAACAGTACTTTTAGTGGAGCAAAATGCCAGACAGGCATTAGCAATAGCTAATTATGCTTATATTTTGCAAACTGGATTAGTAGTAATGGAAGGAAAAGCAGAAGATTTAAAAAATAATGAGGAGGTGAAAGCAACTTATCTTGGAGGTAAAAGCCCAGGGTCGAATGTAAATTAA
- a CDS encoding esterase/lipase family protein → MRKLRVFPLLVIMSLLLFQGHYKATSYFDPTPIKTFTDSKYWAKVELLRDSNPNIGQERFITDNQQKDPEIIKEFNNNPQPNSQYFLLHYAPGWETGTKPYPVILVHGAGSDANFFADPKRDGSITGLMQYLSQRGYKVFAVTFAHPHGDNYIQREILADVIQKVKAVTGASKVDIIAHSKGNMSARMYVSNVKESWGVDFGKDVRRYIQLGAPNGGIDFTFRNPNMAWGIMTTGGFGPVPYTYMLIYGLWYNTTYHSIYTEGGAYPGQLQMLARWDSVYPLNTTQQDWYTTYYGGWGFASYSYGIDYAIKEGGNLVNTLQNSPVDPSVEIAVLAGDYNYINGVPWETTGSSDGLVFVKSATDTSAMTKSGAKLLAKDVHHLNHLELAYDKSAMDWIDAQLSK, encoded by the coding sequence ATGAGGAAGCTAAGAGTATTTCCTCTATTGGTAATAATGTCGTTGTTATTATTTCAAGGACATTATAAAGCAACATCATATTTTGACCCAACACCAATAAAAACCTTTACAGACTCTAAATACTGGGCTAAAGTGGAACTTTTGAGAGATAGCAATCCTAATATAGGACAAGAAAGATTTATAACAGATAATCAACAAAAAGATCCAGAAATTATCAAAGAATTTAACAACAATCCTCAACCAAATTCACAATATTTTTTGCTCCACTATGCACCCGGTTGGGAGACAGGCACAAAGCCATATCCTGTAATTCTTGTTCACGGTGCTGGTTCTGATGCAAACTTTTTTGCAGACCCTAAAAGGGATGGTTCGATTACTGGTTTGATGCAATATCTTTCGCAAAGAGGTTATAAAGTCTTTGCTGTTACATTTGCGCATCCTCATGGGGACAATTACATTCAAAGAGAGATTCTTGCTGATGTGATTCAGAAGGTTAAGGCTGTAACAGGAGCAAGTAAAGTTGATATTATAGCACATAGTAAAGGCAATATGTCTGCGAGAATGTACGTGTCAAATGTCAAAGAATCATGGGGAGTTGATTTTGGAAAAGATGTGAGAAGATATATCCAGCTGGGAGCTCCAAATGGTGGAATTGACTTTACTTTTAGGAATCCAAATATGGCATGGGGTATAATGACAACTGGAGGATTTGGACCTGTTCCTTATACTTATATGTTGATTTATGGATTATGGTATAATACCACCTATCATAGTATATACACAGAAGGTGGAGCATATCCAGGACAACTTCAGATGCTAGCAAGATGGGATAGTGTATATCCTCTAAATACAACGCAGCAAGATTGGTATACAACTTATTATGGAGGGTGGGGATTTGCTAGTTATTCCTATGGAATAGATTATGCAATTAAAGAAGGCGGAAATCTTGTTAATACATTACAGAATTCCCCTGTAGATCCTTCTGTAGAAATAGCTGTGTTGGCTGGAGATTATAATTATATAAATGGTGTTCCGTGGGAGACCACAGGGTCCAGTGATGGATTAGTATTTGTAAAAAGTGCTACTGATACATCGGCAATGACAAAATCAGGGGCAAAACTTTTAGCGAAAGACGTACACCATTTAAATCACCTTGAGCTGGCATATGATAAATCAGCTATGGATTGGATAGATGCACAATTGTCAAAATGA
- a CDS encoding methyl-accepting chemotaxis protein, which translates to MTTEDLGISICDVNECVLYLPGKKINHNIKVGDPLKEGTAIYEAIKSGKRIVRRVGSEVYGFPYIAIAFPLIENGVITGGVSIFQSTAKQDEIANITEKVFASLQQIHSMIQEIFSISKNVSEISDEASKLAEYAKNNAQSTDELIDFIKHISSETNLLGLNAAIEAARVGESGKGFTIVANEIRKLSMSTKDSVESINNVLIKLKEISYKIDKNMKEIKNTNMNLYKLIENANSELEEINKMFEELYNKTRLY; encoded by the coding sequence ATGACAACAGAGGATCTAGGTATATCAATATGTGATGTTAATGAATGCGTATTATATTTACCTGGTAAAAAAATTAATCATAACATAAAGGTAGGAGATCCTTTAAAAGAGGGTACCGCTATATATGAAGCAATAAAAAGTGGAAAACGTATTGTTAGAAGAGTAGGAAGCGAAGTGTATGGTTTTCCATATATTGCTATAGCATTTCCGCTGATAGAAAACGGTGTAATAACAGGAGGAGTAAGTATATTTCAATCGACAGCAAAACAGGATGAGATAGCAAATATAACTGAAAAAGTGTTTGCTTCATTGCAGCAGATTCACTCTATGATACAAGAGATATTTTCAATTTCAAAAAATGTATCTGAAATAAGCGATGAAGCCTCAAAGCTTGCAGAATATGCAAAAAATAATGCTCAATCTACTGACGAGCTTATAGACTTTATTAAACATATCTCTTCAGAAACAAATTTATTGGGCTTAAATGCGGCAATAGAAGCTGCGAGAGTTGGTGAGAGTGGCAAAGGGTTTACAATAGTTGCAAATGAAATAAGGAAATTATCCATGTCAACCAAAGACTCTGTAGAATCGATAAACAATGTACTTATAAAACTTAAAGAAATAAGTTACAAAATTGATAAAAATATGAAAGAAATAAAGAATACAAATATGAATCTATATAAACTTATAGAAAATGCGAATAGTGAACTTGAAGAAATAAACAAAATGTTTGAGGAACTTTACAATAAAACGCGACTTTATTAA
- a CDS encoding 3-oxoacyl-ACP synthase III family protein, with protein MRRARIIGVGSYHPKNLITNEELSKRIGEPISINFENKVGILQRYITGPDESTADLAYEAAIRALEMADISAKDIDLIILSTDTPEYITPPTSAIVQGRLGAINAGFFDINASCAGFAGSLAVASKMIMADDSLNKVLVIGAYNMSKFIDYNTPGLSAIFADGGGAVVLTSIEENAGFLASKFIGDGTQYDFLGIYDGGAKNPLRKDNPKDQLLTSFKPLPPDRNLKMWPPLVKEVVERAGYKVEDIDHIFFTQINKSVILEVMDTLGLDRSKATTIMEKYGYTGSACLPMALDDAVKNNRIKRGDLIVFVGSGVGFSMAASAFIY; from the coding sequence ATGAGAAGAGCGCGAATCATAGGAGTAGGAAGTTATCACCCAAAAAATTTGATAACAAATGAAGAACTGTCAAAAAGAATAGGTGAGCCAATAAGCATAAATTTTGAAAATAAGGTTGGAATACTTCAAAGGTATATAACTGGTCCGGATGAAAGCACTGCAGATCTTGCTTATGAAGCAGCTATCAGGGCCTTAGAAATGGCAGATATATCAGCAAAGGATATCGATTTGATAATTTTATCAACGGATACTCCCGAGTATATTACTCCTCCAACTTCTGCAATTGTACAAGGAAGGCTTGGAGCAATAAATGCTGGCTTTTTTGATATAAATGCTTCTTGCGCTGGATTTGCAGGCTCTCTTGCAGTTGCATCAAAAATGATTATGGCTGATGATTCATTAAATAAAGTCTTAGTTATTGGTGCATATAACATGAGCAAATTTATTGACTATAATACACCCGGACTTTCAGCCATATTTGCGGATGGTGGTGGAGCGGTTGTACTTACTTCAATAGAAGAAAATGCTGGGTTTTTAGCATCCAAATTCATAGGAGATGGTACCCAGTATGATTTTCTAGGTATATATGATGGTGGTGCAAAAAATCCGCTTAGAAAAGACAATCCTAAAGACCAGCTTTTGACATCTTTCAAGCCTCTTCCTCCAGATAGAAACCTTAAAATGTGGCCTCCTCTTGTAAAGGAAGTTGTGGAAAGAGCGGGTTATAAAGTTGAAGATATTGATCATATTTTCTTTACTCAGATAAATAAGTCAGTAATATTAGAGGTTATGGATACATTAGGGCTTGACCGGTCAAAAGCAACTACTATTATGGAAAAGTACGGCTATACTGGTTCGGCATGTCTTCCTATGGCTTTAGATGATGCAGTAAAAAATAATAGGATAAAGAGAGGAGACCTAATTGTTTTTGTAGGTTCAGGAGTAGGATTTTCTATGGCTGCATCAGCTTTTATATATTAA
- a CDS encoding alpha/beta fold hydrolase → MAKVRVNNIELYYEIHGNGQPLVLIEGLGCSKWMWFKQIYELKKYFKVIVFDLRGVGDSDKPDMEYSIKLFADDTAALVTELGFKKVHILGVSMGGYIAQELALEYPALVDRLILCSTHYGGPNIVPIPLSTLSIMLNGTGAGNALENLRIAMSLNFSDEYLSTHKDEFEQIVKWKFEKPQPFYAYKRQFYAGLAFDEESRVHLIKSPTLIMAGKDDKIVPYENALLLHSKIEDSEVEFFDNAGHMFFIEKAEEVNQKIVEFLTKPIGGDEKWKERILT, encoded by the coding sequence ATGGCAAAAGTCAGAGTTAATAATATTGAATTATACTATGAAATACACGGAAATGGTCAACCTCTTGTACTAATAGAAGGCCTTGGTTGTTCGAAATGGATGTGGTTTAAACAGATATATGAGTTAAAAAAGTATTTTAAGGTTATTGTTTTTGACTTGAGGGGTGTTGGTGATTCTGATAAACCTGATATGGAATATTCTATTAAGTTGTTCGCCGATGATACAGCGGCTCTGGTAACAGAACTTGGGTTTAAAAAAGTTCACATACTTGGGGTTTCTATGGGTGGTTATATAGCACAAGAACTTGCTTTGGAATACCCTGCTCTTGTTGATAGGTTGATACTATGTTCTACTCATTATGGAGGACCAAATATCGTGCCAATACCACTGTCCACTCTTAGCATTATGTTAAATGGAACAGGTGCAGGTAATGCACTTGAAAATTTGCGAATTGCTATGTCTTTAAATTTTAGCGATGAATATCTTTCTACTCATAAAGATGAATTTGAACAGATTGTGAAATGGAAATTTGAAAAGCCGCAACCATTTTACGCTTACAAAAGACAATTTTACGCTGGATTAGCATTTGATGAAGAATCAAGAGTTCATTTGATTAAATCTCCTACTTTAATAATGGCAGGTAAAGACGATAAAATCGTACCTTATGAAAATGCTCTTTTATTGCATTCAAAAATTGAGGACTCAGAAGTTGAATTTTTTGATAATGCAGGACACATGTTTTTTATAGAAAAAGCAGAGGAAGTGAATCAAAAAATTGTAGAGTTTTTAACAAAACCTATAGGAGGAGATGAAAAATGGAAAGAAAGGATATTAACGTAG
- a CDS encoding 3-oxoacyl-ACP synthase: MERKDINVGIVGTGLYIPETYMTAEDIAKETGIPEEIIKTKFGIIRKPIPGPEDHTCHMGIQAAKDCLRRTGVDPKEIDLIIYIGEEHKEYLLWTSGIKLQYEIGAENAWAFDMALRCGTAVAALKIAKDMMVADDNINTVMIAGGYRNVDFIDYKNPRVSFMYDLAAGGGAILLKKNYNRNIVLEASIITDGSFSEDVAVVGGGTKYPVSHEMIDKGLYKLDVLNMEHMKKGLEEKSMPNFLGVIKESLRKSGYTPSDIGYLAILHMKRSAHEFILNELGLSPDKSIYLENYGHMGQIDQILSTQLALEEGKIKDGDVVVWVSAGIGYVWDAITIKWGPIE, from the coding sequence ATGGAAAGAAAGGATATTAACGTAGGAATTGTTGGAACAGGACTTTACATTCCTGAGACATATATGACAGCTGAAGATATAGCAAAAGAAACAGGTATACCTGAAGAAATTATAAAAACCAAATTTGGGATTATAAGAAAGCCTATACCGGGTCCGGAAGACCATACTTGTCATATGGGAATACAAGCGGCGAAAGATTGTTTGAGAAGAACTGGTGTTGATCCAAAAGAAATAGACCTCATTATATATATAGGCGAAGAACACAAAGAATATCTACTTTGGACATCTGGTATCAAATTACAATACGAAATAGGAGCAGAAAATGCGTGGGCTTTTGATATGGCGTTAAGGTGCGGTACAGCAGTTGCAGCTTTGAAGATAGCGAAAGATATGATGGTTGCAGATGATAATATTAATACCGTTATGATTGCTGGTGGATACAGAAACGTTGACTTTATTGATTATAAGAATCCGCGCGTATCCTTCATGTATGACCTTGCTGCAGGAGGAGGAGCAATTCTCCTTAAGAAAAATTATAATAGGAACATTGTACTTGAGGCATCAATTATAACAGATGGTTCCTTTTCTGAAGATGTTGCTGTTGTCGGTGGAGGGACAAAATATCCTGTAAGCCATGAAATGATTGATAAAGGACTATATAAATTAGATGTTTTGAATATGGAACATATGAAAAAAGGTCTTGAAGAAAAATCGATGCCTAATTTTTTAGGTGTGATTAAAGAATCTCTAAGGAAAAGCGGATATACACCTTCCGATATTGGCTATCTTGCGATACTTCACATGAAAAGGTCTGCTCATGAATTTATTTTAAATGAACTAGGCTTATCTCCTGACAAATCGATTTACTTAGAAAACTATGGGCATATGGGTCAGATTGACCAGATACTTTCAACACAACTTGCACTAGAAGAAGGAAAAATAAAAGATGGTGATGTAGTAGTATGGGTAAGTGCAGGGATAGGTTATGTATGGGATGCAATTACAATAAAGTGGGGACCTATAGAATAA
- a CDS encoding acetyl-CoA hydrolase/transferase family protein, with amino-acid sequence MDYKELYKKKLVSVEEILSKINSGDEIVSAMAASEPQGILSKLHTIKDRVEDVTVVVCLPMKDYEFFMNPSMKGHFLTESWFYTAGLREAHKYGTVSFIPNHLHLASTKRLHYRKPRFFLGTATPMDKHGYLSLSLGITYEKDILENADYVVLEVNENLPRTYGDTQIHISQVDFIVENHAPVPEIPIVEPNEKDKIIGNYIAELVEDGSTIQLGIGGIPNAVAKALLNKKDLGIHTEMFTEGMVDLFEAGVITNKKKTLWKGKSIATFALGTKKLYDFIDDNMGVEFQRGAVVNDPYVIGQNYKMVSINTALQVDLTGQVCSESLGIRQFSGTGGQADTAVGAQISKGGKSIIALYSSVKNDTISTIVPTLTEGAAVTLSRNDVDYIVTEYGIAEMRGRSIRDRVRNLINIAHPKFRDELREKAKELMIW; translated from the coding sequence ATGGATTATAAAGAACTATACAAGAAGAAGTTAGTTTCTGTTGAAGAAATTTTATCAAAGATTAACAGTGGAGATGAAATTGTTTCTGCTATGGCTGCTTCAGAGCCTCAAGGCATTTTAAGTAAACTCCATACTATAAAAGATAGAGTTGAAGATGTAACGGTTGTTGTATGTCTTCCAATGAAAGATTATGAATTTTTTATGAATCCATCAATGAAAGGGCATTTTCTTACTGAATCATGGTTTTATACTGCAGGATTAAGGGAAGCACATAAATACGGGACAGTATCTTTTATACCCAATCATCTTCATTTAGCTTCAACAAAAAGATTACACTATAGAAAACCCAGGTTTTTCCTAGGTACTGCAACTCCAATGGATAAACATGGATATTTATCATTATCTTTAGGTATTACTTATGAAAAAGATATTCTTGAGAACGCTGATTATGTTGTTTTAGAGGTAAATGAAAACCTCCCAAGGACATATGGTGATACACAAATCCACATAAGCCAGGTGGACTTCATTGTTGAAAATCATGCTCCTGTTCCTGAAATTCCTATTGTAGAACCAAACGAAAAAGACAAAATAATAGGGAATTATATAGCTGAGTTAGTAGAGGACGGCTCAACGATTCAATTGGGAATAGGTGGAATACCTAATGCTGTGGCAAAAGCACTTTTAAATAAAAAAGACCTTGGCATTCACACAGAGATGTTTACAGAAGGAATGGTAGATTTATTTGAAGCTGGGGTAATCACCAATAAGAAAAAGACCTTATGGAAAGGAAAATCTATAGCTACATTTGCACTTGGTACTAAGAAACTGTATGATTTTATAGATGATAATATGGGAGTAGAATTTCAAAGAGGCGCAGTTGTCAATGACCCATATGTAATAGGCCAAAATTATAAAATGGTATCTATAAATACTGCACTGCAAGTAGATTTAACAGGTCAAGTTTGTTCAGAATCTCTGGGCATAAGGCAATTCAGTGGGACGGGGGGACAAGCAGACACGGCAGTAGGGGCACAAATTTCAAAAGGAGGCAAATCTATAATAGCATTGTACTCATCAGTAAAAAACGATACTATATCTACAATAGTTCCTACATTAACAGAAGGTGCCGCAGTAACTTTATCAAGAAATGATGTAGACTATATTGTTACAGAGTATGGTATTGCAGAAATGAGAGGACGGTCGATAAGAGACAGAGTCAGAAATTTAATAAACATTGCTCATCCTAAATTTAGAGATGAGCTCAGGGAAAAGGCTAAAGAGCTTATGATATGGTAA
- the buk gene encoding butyrate kinase, with protein MYKILVINPGSTSTKLAVYEGENEVFNDTIRHSSKELSKYNNIIEQLDFRVDCILNTLLVNNFLLSEFDAVVGRGGLIKPVESGTYIVNDIMINDLKNGIQGEHASNLGGIIARLIADKYGILAFIVDPVVVDELEDVARITGIPEIKRKSRFHALNQKAVARRLSKDISKEYEKANLIIAHLGGGISVGAHKKGRIVDVNDAINGDGPFSPERAGGLPALDVANLCFSGKYGYEEIKKMINGKGGMTALLGTNDVREVLKRINNGNKYAKLVFEAMAYRVAKEIGSMAAVLKGHVDAIGITGGIAYSEEFVTLIKDRVNFIAPIYVYPGEEEMLALAQGALRVLNGEEKAKEYV; from the coding sequence ATGTATAAAATTTTAGTAATAAACCCTGGTTCAACATCAACTAAACTTGCAGTTTATGAAGGTGAAAATGAGGTATTTAATGATACAATAAGACATTCAAGCAAAGAGTTAAGTAAATACAACAATATTATTGAACAACTGGATTTTAGGGTAGACTGTATACTTAATACGCTTTTAGTTAACAATTTTTTATTATCTGAATTTGATGCTGTAGTCGGCAGAGGAGGTTTGATTAAACCTGTTGAAAGTGGTACTTATATTGTAAATGATATTATGATAAATGACTTAAAAAATGGTATCCAAGGAGAACATGCCTCAAATCTGGGAGGAATAATTGCTCGTTTGATAGCAGATAAATATGGTATTCTGGCTTTTATAGTGGATCCAGTTGTGGTTGATGAGCTTGAAGATGTGGCGAGAATTACTGGTATTCCAGAAATAAAAAGAAAAAGTAGATTCCATGCCTTAAATCAAAAAGCAGTAGCAAGGCGCCTTTCAAAGGATATTAGTAAGGAGTATGAAAAAGCAAATCTCATAATAGCGCATCTTGGAGGAGGCATATCGGTAGGTGCACATAAAAAGGGAAGGATTGTAGATGTTAACGATGCTATAAATGGGGATGGACCTTTTTCACCTGAGAGAGCTGGGGGACTTCCTGCCCTTGATGTTGCAAACTTATGCTTTAGTGGCAAATACGGTTATGAAGAGATAAAAAAGATGATAAATGGAAAAGGAGGGATGACAGCTCTTCTTGGTACAAATGATGTCAGAGAAGTATTAAAAAGAATAAATAACGGAAATAAATATGCTAAACTGGTATTTGAAGCAATGGCATATAGAGTTGCAAAAGAGATTGGTAGTATGGCGGCTGTTCTTAAAGGACACGTAGATGCGATAGGAATTACTGGAGGTATTGCATATAGTGAGGAATTTGTAACACTTATAAAAGACAGAGTAAATTTTATAGCACCTATTTATGTATATCCGGGAGAAGAGGAAATGCTAGCTTTAGCTCAAGGGGCTTTGAGAGTTTTAAACGGTGAAGAAAAGGCAAAAGAATATGTATAA